A DNA window from Paenibacillus sp. HWE-109 contains the following coding sequences:
- a CDS encoding RtcB family protein, with protein MKEYMQKVQLPSGVVHVYAGPELFGALDYQVFQMANNNLQIPNQVYMSYTPDVHVGVGTCIGTTAVWRSEDGYVSPSIVGSDIGCGMRVHLTNLHKDELKDVKLRRKLVKTIEKYLPVDDQARGHFSDIRVEHIVTKGLHGLPKKYIPDSYTPRKSTSLTHVESSRFHIDENVLNRFPDAVWHRSHRQLGTLGGGNHFAEIQAIEIAEENREVAEAWGLFDGQVVVMIHSGSRAWGGSVNQTCSSDMQRVMRQNELGTADPKLLFAPLEHPAAQNYVNLMYSALNYAVVNRHLIAYAIREAGKDLFGSKFEMTTLYDLMHNYAWEEEHGGQSYFVHRKGATRALPAGHPDNPQPYMATGHPALIPGSMGTASYLMVGAQGGQANFHSICHGAGRIRSRSATKRVVTLNEFASSMRVGTDEEIVVNQKSLEAILDESPQAYKDVDQIIESVVGAGLAEVVAKCKPMATVKGAK; from the coding sequence ATGAAAGAATATATGCAGAAAGTCCAGCTCCCATCAGGTGTTGTGCATGTTTATGCAGGGCCGGAGTTATTTGGAGCATTGGATTATCAAGTATTTCAAATGGCCAACAATAATTTGCAGATTCCGAATCAAGTCTATATGAGTTATACGCCTGATGTGCATGTGGGTGTCGGTACTTGCATTGGCACGACAGCCGTGTGGCGATCAGAAGATGGGTATGTGTCGCCATCGATTGTGGGCAGCGATATTGGCTGCGGGATGCGGGTTCATCTGACGAATCTGCACAAGGATGAATTGAAAGATGTGAAGCTGCGCCGCAAACTGGTCAAAACGATTGAGAAATATTTGCCTGTGGACGATCAGGCGCGCGGACATTTCTCGGATATTCGTGTGGAACATATTGTGACGAAGGGGCTGCATGGATTGCCTAAGAAATACATCCCTGATAGCTACACGCCACGTAAATCGACATCTCTGACACATGTAGAGAGCAGCAGGTTTCACATAGATGAGAATGTATTGAATCGTTTTCCGGACGCTGTCTGGCATCGTTCGCACCGGCAGCTGGGGACATTGGGCGGCGGCAACCATTTCGCCGAGATTCAAGCGATTGAGATTGCCGAGGAGAACCGGGAGGTGGCGGAAGCGTGGGGATTGTTTGACGGCCAAGTGGTCGTCATGATTCACTCAGGTTCTCGCGCCTGGGGCGGTTCAGTGAATCAAACCTGCAGCAGCGATATGCAAAGAGTGATGCGCCAGAACGAGCTCGGGACGGCGGACCCTAAACTGCTGTTTGCGCCGTTGGAGCATCCTGCTGCTCAAAACTATGTGAATCTCATGTATTCAGCGCTGAATTATGCGGTAGTCAATCGTCATCTGATTGCCTATGCGATTCGGGAGGCGGGCAAAGATCTGTTTGGCTCCAAGTTTGAAATGACGACACTGTACGACCTGATGCATAACTATGCATGGGAAGAGGAGCATGGCGGTCAGTCGTATTTTGTCCATCGCAAAGGGGCGACGAGAGCGCTCCCGGCGGGGCACCCGGACAACCCGCAGCCCTATATGGCGACAGGCCATCCTGCGCTGATTCCCGGTTCCATGGGAACGGCTTCCTACCTGATGGTAGGGGCGCAAGGCGGGCAAGCAAACTTCCACTCCATTTGCCACGGAGCCGGACGCATCCGTTCGCGCAGCGCGACGAAGAGGGTGGTCACGTTGAATGAATTTGCCTCGTCCATGCGAGTGGGAACCGATGAGGAGATTGTCGTGAATCAGAAGTCATTGGAAGCCATTCTCGATGAATCTCCGCAAGCTTATAAGGATGTAGATCAAATTATAGAGAGTGTTGTTGGGGCTGGCCTGGCCGAAGTGGTGGCGAAGTGCAAGCCGATGGCGACGGTAAAAGGTGCAAAATGA
- a CDS encoding nucleotidyltransferase domain-containing protein: MTLTRKQIDSELKRIELEEGVRILYACESGSRAWGFPSKDSDYDVRFIYIRPTDWYLSIFEKRDVIEYPISDMLDINGWDLKKALNLFRKSNPPLMEWLQSPIPYLEQYGVTERIRQLLPLTFSPRSSMYHYLHMAKGNFREYLQGEYVKIKKYFYVLRPVLACGWIEERGSMPPMAFEQLVQDMVPDSLLKQEIMTLLTRKKAGIELDLEPKITVINEFLERQIAYYEETAKQIAVAGEQQDAALDILFRDALKEVWGS; encoded by the coding sequence ATGACATTGACTAGAAAACAAATCGATAGTGAGCTTAAACGGATTGAGCTGGAGGAAGGAGTGCGAATCCTCTATGCCTGTGAATCAGGCAGCAGAGCTTGGGGATTTCCCTCCAAGGATAGCGATTACGATGTCAGGTTTATTTATATCAGGCCGACCGACTGGTATTTATCTATATTTGAAAAACGAGATGTGATCGAGTACCCGATCAGCGATATGCTCGATATCAACGGGTGGGATTTGAAAAAAGCGCTCAATTTGTTTCGCAAATCGAACCCGCCGCTAATGGAATGGCTGCAGTCGCCAATCCCCTATCTTGAGCAGTACGGTGTGACAGAGCGAATTCGCCAACTGCTGCCCCTAACGTTCTCCCCAAGATCCAGTATGTACCATTACTTGCATATGGCCAAAGGGAACTTTCGCGAATATTTGCAAGGTGAGTATGTGAAAATCAAAAAGTACTTTTATGTGCTTCGCCCTGTGTTAGCCTGCGGGTGGATTGAGGAGCGCGGCAGCATGCCGCCGATGGCATTTGAACAATTAGTTCAGGACATGGTGCCAGACTCGCTTTTAAAACAAGAAATAATGACACTGCTGACGCGCAAAAAGGCTGGGATCGAACTTGATCTGGAGCCGAAGATCACGGTGATCAACGAATTTTTAGAACGACAAATTGCTTATTACGAAGAAACTGCCAAACAGATCGCAGTCGCTGGAGAACAACAGGATGCTGCTTTAGATATCTTATTCCGAGACGCGTTGAAGGAGGTTTGGGGTTCATAG
- a CDS encoding RtcB family protein, producing MKTITHGNNHYEMNLEHGDLHVFANTEVFQSFEQKVFEMADNNLRIPRNKHMSYTPDAHVGIGTCIGTTAVWSMKDGFVSPSIVGVDIGCGMRVHTTPLHKTDIQDKGVRRALIRAIEQYVPTNERTNTNYSDIDIMQVVQLGLKGLPDKYVPNEQWLTHVEESTFKFDHAYLENLPPKIRKYAHGQLGTLGGGNHFIEIQYLEIAEKQQELAAKWGLFDGQVVVMIHSGSRAWGANLGQEFTKVFREVMQSWGIENPDRNLLYAPIVSQEGQTYLNLMYSALNFAVSNRHMIAYGVREAFRDVFGGDLEMPVLYDLMHNYALKEFHRNEPMLVHRKGATRALPPGHFLNTAVYKETGHPALIPGSMGTSSYIMVGRDEGVKNFYSICHGAGRARSRKATKELVTVDQFAQSMKVGTEDEILVNHRSLQTILDECPQAYKDVDQIIDSVVGAALADVVATCKPMIAIKGV from the coding sequence ATGAAAACAATAACGCATGGCAACAATCACTACGAAATGAATCTGGAACATGGCGACTTGCATGTATTTGCGAATACGGAAGTGTTTCAATCTTTTGAACAGAAAGTATTCGAGATGGCGGATAACAATCTGCGAATCCCGCGTAATAAACATATGAGCTACACGCCTGACGCCCACGTTGGGATTGGGACATGTATTGGAACAACGGCTGTTTGGAGCATGAAAGATGGTTTCGTCTCCCCCTCCATAGTTGGTGTGGATATTGGCTGCGGCATGCGTGTGCATACAACACCTTTGCACAAAACAGACATCCAAGACAAAGGAGTCCGCAGGGCCCTGATTAGAGCTATTGAACAATATGTGCCAACGAATGAACGGACTAATACGAACTACTCAGATATTGATATCATGCAAGTCGTTCAACTTGGCTTGAAAGGGCTCCCCGATAAATATGTCCCTAACGAACAATGGTTGACGCATGTGGAGGAATCTACCTTCAAATTTGATCACGCGTATTTGGAAAATCTGCCTCCCAAAATTAGAAAGTATGCCCATGGTCAGCTTGGCACGCTGGGTGGCGGGAATCATTTTATTGAAATTCAATATTTGGAAATTGCGGAAAAGCAGCAAGAATTGGCTGCGAAATGGGGGTTGTTCGACGGTCAAGTCGTGGTGATGATCCATTCTGGATCCCGCGCATGGGGGGCTAACCTGGGGCAAGAATTCACGAAGGTATTCCGGGAAGTTATGCAAAGCTGGGGCATTGAAAACCCGGATAGAAATCTGTTGTATGCCCCTATCGTGAGTCAGGAAGGGCAAACCTATCTGAATTTGATGTATTCGGCTTTGAATTTTGCAGTAAGCAACCGACATATGATTGCTTATGGTGTTCGTGAAGCGTTCCGGGACGTCTTTGGTGGAGATCTGGAGATGCCAGTCCTCTATGATCTTATGCATAACTATGCGCTAAAAGAGTTTCACCGGAACGAGCCGATGCTTGTTCATCGGAAGGGGGCGACAAGAGCGCTGCCGCCTGGGCATTTCCTGAATACGGCCGTTTACAAAGAAACGGGCCATCCTGCGCTGATCCCAGGTTCGATGGGAACTTCCTCCTATATTATGGTTGGGAGAGACGAGGGAGTGAAGAACTTCTATTCCATTTGTCACGGTGCAGGCCGGGCTAGATCGAGGAAAGCAACGAAGGAGCTTGTTACTGTCGATCAGTTCGCTCAGTCGATGAAAGTAGGGACCGAAGATGAGATTCTAGTGAATCATCGTTCCTTACAGACCATTTTGGATGAATGTCCGCAAGCTTATAAGGATGTCGATCAAATTATTGATAGTGTGGTGGGTGCTGCTTTGGCGGATGTAGTGGCGACTTGCAAACCGATGATTGCGATTAAGGGAGTTTAG
- a CDS encoding RNA 2'-phosphotransferase — MLDEKKYTKLSKFMSKILRHAPEEFGLSLDPVDGSCATDDLLNVLRIQTKWSEITRTDVEEVVARCEKQRFEIRGDRIRARYGHSHDKVSYPAAVPPKVLYHGTNVKAAPLILNQGLRPMQRQYVHLSEGLHFATLAGERRGELVILAIDTEAASRSGVEFYYAGNEVWLADHVPAKFCRQDEFAKEVKADE, encoded by the coding sequence TTGTTGGATGAGAAAAAATATACAAAATTAAGTAAATTTATGAGTAAAATATTACGGCATGCACCGGAGGAATTCGGGCTTAGTCTCGATCCTGTTGATGGTTCTTGTGCGACGGACGATTTATTGAACGTGCTTCGTATACAAACGAAATGGTCGGAGATTACGCGAACTGATGTGGAAGAGGTTGTAGCGCGATGTGAAAAGCAGCGCTTTGAGATTCGTGGTGATCGTATACGAGCCCGATACGGGCATAGCCACGACAAAGTCAGCTATCCCGCTGCTGTGCCTCCTAAGGTTCTTTACCATGGCACGAATGTGAAGGCGGCGCCTCTCATTCTAAATCAAGGACTGCGCCCCATGCAGCGGCAATATGTTCATTTGTCGGAAGGGCTTCATTTTGCAACGCTTGCGGGAGAACGACGGGGGGAACTAGTCATCCTGGCCATTGATACAGAGGCGGCTTCCCGCTCGGGGGTTGAATTCTATTACGCGGGCAACGAAGTTTGGCTTGCAGATCACGTTCCTGCGAAATTTTGTCGGCAGGATGAATTTGCGAAAGAGGTGAAAGCAGATGAATGA
- a CDS encoding FecCD family ABC transporter permease, giving the protein MISLLSAAIIVAFILSMNTGYIRLSPSDVIHTLFGQGTNKQELILFEFRLPRIIISVLVGAGLALSGAILQGLSRNALADPGILGINAGAGLAVVLFISFYPTNMAAPVFMMPLLAMLGAGIAAAIIYSLSYKKGVGISPTRLILVGIAVAAGISAAMIVLTIRMNPQNYQFVAVWLAGSIWGTNWKFVMALLPWLILFIPFVMYKAKTLNVLQLGDQVASGLGTPIEKERLSLLVAAVALAGACVAVGGGIGFVGLIGPHLAKQLVGPKNQFLLPASMLAGGLLLIVADTLARWILQPTEIPTGIVVAVIGAPYFLYLLAKSKA; this is encoded by the coding sequence ATGATCAGTCTTTTGTCAGCAGCGATTATCGTTGCTTTTATTCTTAGTATGAATACAGGATATATTCGGTTATCGCCAAGCGATGTTATTCATACCTTATTTGGTCAGGGTACGAATAAGCAAGAGCTGATTCTCTTCGAATTCCGCTTGCCGCGCATTATTATTTCCGTGCTGGTAGGTGCCGGCCTGGCTTTGTCCGGAGCCATTCTCCAGGGGCTTTCACGCAACGCGTTGGCTGACCCCGGGATTCTGGGAATCAATGCCGGAGCAGGACTTGCTGTTGTGTTGTTTATTTCGTTCTATCCTACGAATATGGCTGCACCCGTTTTTATGATGCCATTGCTTGCAATGTTGGGAGCAGGAATTGCTGCAGCCATTATTTATAGTCTCTCCTATAAAAAAGGCGTTGGCATATCGCCAACCCGGCTAATTCTCGTCGGTATCGCCGTTGCCGCAGGCATCAGCGCGGCGATGATTGTTCTTACGATTCGGATGAATCCGCAAAACTACCAGTTCGTAGCTGTATGGCTAGCTGGAAGTATATGGGGGACGAACTGGAAGTTTGTGATGGCCTTGCTGCCATGGCTGATCCTCTTTATCCCATTCGTCATGTATAAGGCCAAAACGCTGAACGTGCTTCAGTTGGGGGATCAAGTTGCAAGTGGACTCGGTACGCCAATCGAAAAAGAGAGATTAAGCTTGCTTGTTGCCGCTGTTGCTCTTGCGGGAGCTTGTGTGGCGGTGGGGGGAGGCATCGGCTTCGTCGGCTTGATCGGTCCTCACCTTGCCAAACAGTTGGTTGGCCCCAAGAATCAATTCTTGCTGCCGGCCTCGATGCTGGCAGGAGGACTACTGCTCATCGTAGCAGATACCCTTGCGCGTTGGATTCTGCAGCCGACGGAGATTCCGACAGGTATCGTTGTTGCTGTTATTGGTGCTCCTTATTTCTTATACTTACTTGCGAAATCCAAAGCATAA
- a CDS encoding WYL domain-containing protein — protein sequence MNLFEKIFNYQMMMRLENSGTFMITSQERIWLKTMLNHPSASLAFTPVTLDKLQSALSGEQTLDLSEAFLEKARSREKHVYHPQLRALRRFIAKQSAIQLSYKVKDERIFHNEMAFPYKLEYSLVKREWYLLWFHMRHRAMMSTKLNKIDAIHALVISPERVRQIGADIERLLQKRQTHAKIEVVQTYNRELSRILYAFSCFEKQVDYDEQRETYTIRLTFMNNEAEYVLSKLRFLGIRVRVVESEHLQRRMLDSAQRALARYESTE from the coding sequence ATGAATCTGTTCGAGAAAATATTTAACTATCAAATGATGATGCGGCTGGAGAATTCCGGCACCTTCATGATAACCTCTCAAGAAAGAATCTGGTTGAAAACGATGCTGAACCATCCTTCGGCGTCCCTTGCGTTCACTCCGGTAACCCTTGATAAGCTGCAATCTGCTTTGAGCGGGGAGCAGACATTGGACTTGTCAGAAGCCTTCCTTGAGAAAGCCCGCAGTCGGGAGAAACACGTGTATCATCCCCAGCTCAGGGCTTTGCGTCGATTCATCGCCAAGCAAAGCGCCATTCAACTTAGCTACAAAGTCAAAGATGAGCGCATTTTCCATAATGAAATGGCTTTTCCCTATAAGCTTGAATACTCGCTTGTGAAAAGAGAATGGTACTTGCTCTGGTTCCATATGAGGCATCGCGCTATGATGAGCACGAAGCTTAATAAGATTGATGCCATTCATGCTTTGGTCATCTCGCCTGAACGCGTTCGACAAATTGGAGCGGACATCGAACGGCTGCTGCAAAAACGTCAGACCCACGCCAAGATCGAAGTTGTCCAGACTTATAATCGCGAGCTATCGCGGATTCTCTATGCTTTTTCTTGCTTCGAGAAGCAAGTTGATTATGATGAACAACGAGAAACGTATACAATTCGGCTCACTTTTATGAACAATGAAGCCGAATATGTGCTGAGCAAGCTTCGTTTCTTGGGTATACGGGTTCGCGTTGTAGAAAGCGAACATCTGCAGCGTCGTATGCTGGATTCGGCGCAAAGGGCTCTGGCCAGATACGAATCCACCGAATAG
- a CDS encoding helix-turn-helix transcriptional regulator, with amino-acid sequence MAKESFDKEIQFLRMLVLTSGAYNRQQFAERLGISVHTFDKTLRRLKEVVAAMHQHLPDEERKEFTEMLRYSYFDSTDPMLLFLFRAKSLKESESQRISTLLAALTSDPLTAMELLDACCQDTHADSSLPDEKTIRNDLKYLEDVGVIKKVPGPRPSRYRIDNDVTQGLTFDELVDLYDYVDVMSNTQVPSVQGYLLRDGLKKQMNRTSAELTSIEPFLYKYHYHSRILDEAHLAMLLSAIHQRRKVSFFYFSPKNGQSYSSKNTNPLFEREMEGKSQMTLPIKIVYDHQYGRWYLLTHDSRQGIKKFRMEGMTQLELGEAVDADFFEQKRSELEGLIAHSWVIDTGRAVRVKAKFFKPNQGPADFIKDRVLLQGQWGVITEETEDWFIFEIMVNGTLEIKPWIRSFGSSCEVLEPSLFRKEMMAEWKELSAYYESVRENI; translated from the coding sequence TTGGCTAAGGAAAGCTTTGATAAAGAAATTCAGTTTCTGCGCATGCTGGTACTCACGAGCGGCGCGTATAATCGTCAACAATTCGCTGAGCGGCTGGGCATTTCCGTCCATACCTTTGATAAAACATTGCGTCGCCTGAAAGAAGTCGTAGCTGCCATGCACCAGCATCTCCCCGATGAAGAGCGCAAAGAATTCACCGAGATGCTGCGCTACAGTTATTTTGATTCCACAGACCCGATGCTGTTGTTCTTGTTTCGAGCAAAGTCATTGAAAGAGTCGGAAAGTCAGCGTATATCCACCCTGCTCGCTGCTCTGACAAGTGACCCGCTCACGGCCATGGAGCTTTTGGATGCCTGCTGCCAAGATACGCACGCCGATTCTTCGCTTCCTGATGAGAAAACCATTCGCAACGATTTGAAGTATTTGGAGGACGTTGGTGTTATTAAAAAAGTTCCTGGACCACGCCCTTCCCGTTATCGGATCGATAATGATGTCACCCAGGGTTTAACCTTCGATGAACTTGTCGATCTCTACGATTACGTGGATGTTATGTCCAATACGCAAGTGCCCTCCGTCCAAGGCTATTTGCTGCGCGACGGCTTAAAAAAGCAAATGAATCGAACTTCAGCGGAGTTAACGTCAATCGAGCCTTTTCTCTATAAATATCATTATCATTCACGTATTTTGGATGAAGCGCATCTTGCGATGCTGCTGTCGGCCATTCATCAGCGGCGTAAAGTTTCTTTCTTCTATTTTTCACCCAAAAACGGGCAATCTTATTCCTCCAAAAATACGAACCCCTTATTTGAACGCGAAATGGAAGGCAAGTCTCAGATGACCCTGCCGATTAAGATTGTCTATGATCACCAGTACGGCAGATGGTACCTGCTCACCCATGACTCTCGTCAAGGCATCAAGAAGTTCAGGATGGAAGGCATGACACAACTCGAACTGGGCGAGGCGGTAGATGCCGATTTTTTTGAGCAAAAGCGCAGCGAATTGGAAGGTCTCATCGCCCATAGTTGGGTCATCGATACCGGACGCGCGGTTCGCGTAAAAGCAAAGTTTTTCAAGCCGAACCAAGGTCCGGCAGATTTCATTAAGGATCGCGTTCTTCTTCAAGGACAATGGGGAGTGATTACGGAAGAGACCGAGGATTGGTTTATTTTCGAAATCATGGTCAATGGAACACTGGAAATCAAGCCTTGGATTCGAAGTTTTGGATCGAGCTGTGAAGTGCTGGAGCCTTCTCTTTTTCGCAAAGAAATGATGGCCGAATGGAAGGAGCTTAGCGCGTATTATGAATCTGTTCGAGAAAATATTTAA
- a CDS encoding AAA family ATPase: MSPKQHIRIIDKNEAAVAAPSTTANGSLTAYRDYAYVLERIQFVLGDRYGKHFEPYISDDGKEEYWEILEQDVRSGSQDVQVVTKIFDHMESRAFGMNGEYESSTYRMFPTLRNNVFAYPAWGIALARVPIFRPHGIGIEDFVFAVNDDSLQLFLEHSRQRRRDLDGRQVTVFTDGDNGMEKELMPITRMVDRVDVIMKDEVKTDIFRSIDQFFMEDRAFFKEYDLPYKRGILLYGKPGNGKTTLVKSIAGSVKAPVAYWQITEHTCSESIQAVFQAAAGMAPMILVIEDIDAMPQRVRSHFLNILDGATSKEGIFLIGTTNYPEQIDPALMNRAGRFDRAYEIKLPDESLRHIYLEKKGIGKLLNEELIRLTAKQTEGFTFAQLNELYVSAALQYHYEQSVNIEKLVKTMKSDLHKGQAMSWMQTDSEIRVGFLVDEI; this comes from the coding sequence ATGAGTCCAAAACAGCATATAAGAATTATCGACAAAAATGAGGCGGCGGTTGCCGCTCCTTCCACAACCGCAAACGGTTCATTAACAGCTTACAGGGACTACGCTTACGTGTTGGAACGAATCCAATTTGTCCTGGGAGATCGATATGGGAAGCACTTTGAGCCCTATATTAGCGATGATGGCAAAGAAGAATACTGGGAAATACTGGAGCAGGATGTGAGGTCAGGCAGCCAAGACGTACAGGTAGTGACCAAAATTTTCGATCACATGGAGTCACGCGCATTCGGGATGAATGGGGAATATGAAAGCTCAACTTATCGGATGTTTCCGACACTGCGAAATAACGTTTTTGCGTATCCGGCATGGGGAATCGCGTTGGCAAGAGTGCCTATCTTTCGTCCGCATGGCATCGGTATCGAGGATTTCGTTTTTGCTGTGAATGATGACAGTTTGCAGTTGTTTCTGGAGCATTCACGGCAGCGTCGAAGAGATTTGGATGGCAGACAAGTCACTGTATTCACGGATGGAGACAATGGCATGGAGAAAGAATTGATGCCGATTACCCGTATGGTGGATCGGGTGGACGTTATCATGAAGGACGAAGTGAAAACGGATATTTTTCGCTCTATTGATCAGTTTTTTATGGAGGATCGCGCTTTTTTCAAAGAATATGACCTTCCTTACAAAAGAGGGATCTTATTATATGGCAAGCCGGGAAATGGGAAAACGACGCTGGTCAAGTCGATCGCGGGCAGCGTGAAAGCGCCGGTTGCCTACTGGCAAATTACAGAACACACCTGCAGTGAATCGATTCAGGCCGTGTTTCAAGCGGCTGCTGGTATGGCGCCTATGATTCTCGTTATTGAAGATATTGATGCAATGCCGCAGCGAGTTAGATCGCATTTCTTGAACATTTTGGATGGCGCGACCTCCAAGGAAGGGATCTTTCTTATTGGGACGACGAATTATCCGGAACAAATCGATCCAGCTTTGATGAATAGAGCAGGACGTTTCGACCGTGCGTATGAAATAAAGCTTCCTGACGAATCGCTAAGACACATATACCTGGAGAAAAAAGGGATAGGCAAGCTTCTGAATGAGGAGTTGATTCGCTTGACGGCGAAGCAGACAGAAGGGTTTACATTTGCTCAGTTGAATGAATTGTATGTCTCTGCTGCTCTTCAGTACCATTATGAACAAAGTGTAAATATCGAGAAGCTGGTAAAAACAATGAAGTCTGATCTTCATAAAGGGCAAGCGATGTCCTGGATGCAGACGGATTCTGAGATTCGAGTTGGGTTCTTGGTAGATGAAATATAA
- a CDS encoding TatD family hydrolase → MNEPLIDIGVNLMHRSFDQDRDTVVASAIEAGVSPLILTGTSVRNSESASRYAEQFPGKLFATAGIHPHDTRHCTDAGLHKLRGLAKLPHVVAIGECGLDYNRDFSPRDVQRKWFEEQIKLACELQMPLFLHEREAHVDFVRLLKPYIGSMNKAVVHCFTGTMQELQTYVQLGFYIGITGWICDERRGKHLRELVKRVPLDRLMLETDAPFLTPRDLKVKPQDGRNEPRFLPHIAAAVAACLGKSVQEVAEGTTQTTKDFFGISN, encoded by the coding sequence ATGAATGAACCGCTTATTGATATTGGCGTTAATCTAATGCACCGCTCATTTGATCAGGATCGGGATACCGTAGTCGCAAGCGCGATTGAAGCGGGAGTATCACCGCTGATTCTCACGGGAACGAGTGTAAGAAACAGTGAGAGCGCCTCGCGCTATGCCGAACAATTTCCGGGGAAATTATTTGCAACGGCCGGTATCCATCCTCACGACACTCGCCACTGCACGGACGCAGGCCTGCATAAGCTGCGGGGGCTGGCGAAGCTGCCGCATGTTGTTGCGATTGGGGAATGCGGTTTGGATTATAACCGGGATTTCTCGCCGCGTGATGTGCAGCGCAAATGGTTTGAAGAGCAGATTAAACTTGCTTGCGAGCTGCAGATGCCGCTGTTTCTGCATGAGCGAGAGGCACATGTGGATTTTGTTCGTCTTTTGAAGCCGTATATAGGGTCTATGAACAAGGCGGTTGTCCATTGTTTCACAGGTACGATGCAAGAGCTTCAGACGTATGTGCAGCTGGGATTTTATATCGGAATTACCGGCTGGATCTGTGATGAGCGCAGAGGCAAACATCTGCGGGAGTTAGTTAAGCGAGTTCCGCTGGATCGGCTCATGTTGGAGACAGATGCGCCCTTTCTGACACCGCGTGATCTCAAGGTGAAGCCGCAAGATGGACGCAATGAGCCGCGCTTCCTGCCCCACATTGCAGCTGCGGTGGCTGCATGCTTGGGCAAATCGGTCCAGGAAGTGGCGGAAGGGACGACTCAGACAACGAAAGATTTTTTTGGAATTTCTAATTAA
- a CDS encoding (2Fe-2S)-binding protein, which yields MSTDIQSIIAEQFGVTTELHPKPLFTIAGNLLATEIGMQELLRAYTPLMKALEPAAAGAYFIGRLGALNGAMQYMVSHDTLLDLSPELWTLQIFQHDKGYIEFRFVLSEIRLLAGPSEGQRGAWREERLTHWYDMHIRPIIEATSVAAAIDITHLWKLFPTRLRYQIDHWKEETASEALLQRYEEDWTFVSKELSGQAFRRNRNPFDVKFIMIDYPGTPGEPDKQIRMKSACCMYYRTEGGNYCYTCPRMKPVERDERKELLREKFAKEAAVKAAAN from the coding sequence ATGAGTACAGATATACAGTCAATCATAGCTGAACAGTTTGGTGTTACGACAGAACTTCATCCTAAGCCGCTGTTTACCATCGCGGGCAATCTCCTTGCAACGGAGATTGGCATGCAGGAATTGCTGCGTGCGTATACCCCGCTGATGAAGGCGCTAGAACCAGCGGCTGCCGGAGCTTATTTTATCGGCAGACTTGGCGCTTTGAATGGCGCTATGCAGTACATGGTGTCTCATGATACGCTGCTCGATTTGTCACCGGAGCTATGGACTCTGCAAATCTTCCAACATGACAAGGGTTATATTGAATTTAGATTTGTGCTAAGTGAAATTCGACTGCTTGCAGGACCATCGGAGGGACAGCGCGGCGCATGGCGTGAGGAAAGGTTGACCCATTGGTACGATATGCATATCAGGCCCATTATTGAAGCGACCTCGGTTGCTGCGGCGATCGATATTACACACCTGTGGAAATTATTTCCTACGCGACTGCGTTACCAGATTGATCATTGGAAGGAAGAGACCGCTTCGGAGGCGCTATTACAGCGCTATGAGGAGGACTGGACGTTCGTTTCCAAGGAACTGAGCGGTCAAGCTTTCCGGAGAAACCGTAATCCCTTCGATGTGAAGTTCATTATGATTGATTATCCGGGAACACCTGGGGAACCTGATAAGCAGATACGAATGAAGTCTGCATGTTGTATGTATTACCGCACGGAAGGCGGCAATTATTGCTATACATGCCCGCGAATGAAGCCGGTAGAGCGCGATGAACGCAAGGAACTGCTGCGGGAGAAATTCGCGAAAGAAGCAGCAGTGAAAGCAGCTGCGAATTAG